A genomic window from Pyxidicoccus trucidator includes:
- a CDS encoding SDR family oxidoreductase, producing the protein MKTVLITGCSSGYGLETARHFHAQGWNVVATMRTPREDVLPRSDRLRVVPLDVTKPESIAAALEASGPIDVLVNNAGIGLMGAFEATPMATVRDVFETNVFGVMAMTQAVLPRFRARRSGVVVNVTSSATLAPMPLVAVYTASKVAIEGFTASLAFELEAFNLRVKLVEPGYCPSTRFTSNGGPRMEGLFPEAYAPFAQRIFASFGQPAAVTRESDVAEAVWHAANDTSEKLRFPAGPDAVALVRSA; encoded by the coding sequence ATGAAGACGGTGCTCATCACGGGTTGCTCCTCCGGCTACGGACTCGAGACCGCGCGCCACTTTCACGCGCAGGGCTGGAACGTGGTCGCTACCATGCGAACGCCACGCGAGGACGTCCTCCCTCGTTCGGACCGGCTGCGCGTGGTGCCGCTCGACGTGACGAAGCCCGAGAGCATCGCGGCGGCGCTGGAGGCGAGCGGGCCCATCGACGTGCTCGTCAACAACGCGGGCATCGGGCTCATGGGGGCCTTCGAGGCCACGCCGATGGCCACGGTGCGTGACGTGTTCGAGACCAACGTCTTCGGGGTGATGGCAATGACGCAGGCGGTGCTGCCCCGGTTTCGCGCACGCAGGTCGGGAGTGGTCGTGAACGTGACGTCCAGCGCGACGCTGGCGCCGATGCCGCTGGTGGCTGTGTATACCGCGAGCAAGGTGGCCATCGAAGGGTTCACGGCGTCGCTCGCGTTCGAGCTCGAGGCCTTCAACCTGCGCGTGAAGCTCGTCGAGCCGGGCTATTGCCCGAGCACCCGTTTCACGAGCAACGGCGGCCCCCGCATGGAAGGGCTGTTCCCCGAGGCGTATGCGCCTTTCGCACAGCGCATCTTCGCCTCATTCGGGCAGCCGGCCGCGGTGACGCGCGAGTCCGACGTGGCCGAAGCGGTCTGGCACGCCGCGAACGACACGTCGGAGAAGCTCCGTTTCCCCGCGGGCCCCGACGCGGTTGCGCTGGTTCGGTCGGCGTGA